From one Bos indicus x Bos taurus breed Angus x Brahman F1 hybrid chromosome 7, Bos_hybrid_MaternalHap_v2.0, whole genome shotgun sequence genomic stretch:
- the CTXN1 gene encoding cortexin-1: MSATWTLSPEPLPPSTGPPVGAGLDAEQRTVFAFVLCLLVVLVLLMVRCVRILLDPYSRMPASSWTDHKEALERGQFDYALV; encoded by the coding sequence ATGAGCGCGACGTGGACCCTGTCCCCCGAGCCGCTGCCACCGTCTACGGGGCCCCCGGTGGGTGCGGGCCTGGACGCGGAGCAGCGCACCGTGTTCGCCTTCGTGCTGTGCCTGCTCGTGGTGCTGGTGCTGCTGATGGTGCGCTGCGTGCGTATCCTGCTCGACCCCTACAGCCGCATGCCCGCCTCGTCCTGGACCGACCACAAGGAGGCGCTCGAGCGCGGGCAGTTCGACTACGCGCTGGTCTGA
- the SNAPC2 gene encoding snRNA-activating protein complex subunit 2: MKPPQRRRAIPRRYLVEVTGPAAWRASEKRQLLRLLQARQGQPELDAAELARELPGRSNTEIQDFIRQLKGRVAREAIQRIHPGGPKGPRRWETQTPAPIEVWMDLAEKITGPLEEALTVAFSQVLAIAATEPVSLLHSVPSKPTQACGKPLLLRAPGGQEDLGPEASSPAPEAPGGGEVPGSTPKTPGPAPEASSESLAGQSAEGDFSVDFEKIYTYLSSVSRGGQGPELSAAESAVVLDLLMALPEELSRLPCATLVQHMSGMYRHLTAPQRDLASGGLASGTEDSGAGSRGQEETGQASPQAPENAGSSQPISSWQAAGVCPLNPFLVPLELLRQVAR, from the exons ATGAAGCCACCGCAGCGGCGGCGAGCGATCCCGAGGCGCTATCTGGTGGAGGTGACTGGCCCCGCGGCCTGGAGAGCCAGCGAGAAGCGGCAGTTGTTACGACTACTGCAGGCGCGACAGGGCCAACCAGAGCTGGACGCCGCCGAGCTGGCCCGAGAGTTACCGGGCCGGAGCAATACGGAG ATCCAGGACTTTATCCGGCAGCTCAAGGGCCGAGTGGCCCGGGAGGCCATTCAGAGGATACATCCAGGTGGCCCAAAGGGTCCAAGGCGTTGGGAAACACAGACCCCAGCTCCCATCGAG GTGTGGATGGATCTGGCTGAGAAGATAACAGGCCCACTGGAGGAGGCACTTACTGTGGCTTTCTCACAG GTGCTCGCCATCGCTGCCACGGAGCCCGTCAGCCTCCTGCACTCAGTGCCCTCCAAGCCCACGCAGGCTTGTGGAAAGCCACTGCTCCTCAGAGCCCCTGGAGGACAGGAGGACCTGGGTCCTGAGGCTTCCAGCCCCGCCCCCGAGGCCCCCGGAGGGGGTGAGGTTCCTGGCTCCACTCCCAAGACACCAGGCCCTGCTCCTGAGGCATCCTCCGAGTCCCTGGCTGGCCAGTCTGCTGAGGGAGACTTTTCTGTGGACTTCGAAAAGATCTACACGTACCTATCATCCGTCTCCCGCGGTGGCCAGGGCCCTGAGCTTTCCGCAGCTG AGTCCGCTGTGGTCCTTGACCTGCTCATGGCGCTTCCTGAGGAGTTGTCCCGTCTGCCCTGCGCCACCCTGGTTCAACACATGTCGGGTATGTACCGACATCTGACGGCCCCCCAGCGCGACCTTGCCAGTGGGGGCCTGGCGTCGGGAACTGAGGATAGTGGGGCAGGTTCCAGGGGTCAGGAGGAGACTGGCCAGGCCAGCCCTCAGGCCCCTGAGAATGCTGGCTCCAGCCAGCCCATATCCTCTTGGCAAGCGGCTGGGGTGTGCCCCCTGAACCCGTTCCTGGTACCCTTGGAGCTTCTGCGCCAGGTGGCAAGGTAG
- the TGFBR3L gene encoding transforming growth factor-beta receptor type 3-like protein, which produces MLGTVLLLLALLSGTTALPSEPAEPPFPAAPGPWLRRPLFNLELSDAEDAFPRRAGPLEVPADSRVFVQAALARPSPRWGLALHGCSVTPSSRPALGPALALLRGGCSADSSVTFPPPRPLLGAARPARFSFRLRPVFNASVQFLHCQLSRCRRRRLRHARWTPAPLTLPPLSPCLPQDEACAGAGSGSDESLGADSPHLHTLTQPIVVTVPRLPPRLPKGFPGRAVRPESPAPAPEALEPAPVVALVLAAFALGAAVAAGLSLVCAHSAPQLPGQPPRASPSGRPPRRPQ; this is translated from the exons ATGCTGGGCACCGTGCTCCTGCTGCTGGCCCTGCTCTCAGGGACCACCGCCTTGCCCAGCGAGCCAGCTG AGCCCCCGTTCCCTGCGGCGCCCGGGCCCTGGCTGCGCCGACCCCTTTTCAATCTGGAGCTGTCAGACGCGGAGGACGCCTTCCCGCGCCGTGCGGGGCCGCTCGAGGTCCCAGCGGACAGCCGCGTGTTTGTGCAG GCGGCCCTGGCCCGTCCCTCCCCACGCTGGGGCCTGGCCCTGCACGGCTGCTCCGTAACACCTTCCTCGCGCCCGGCCCTGGGCCCCGCCCTGGCGCTGCTGCGCGGGGGCTGCTCCGCCGACTCCTCGGTCACCTTCCCGCCACCGCGGCCGCTCCTCGGTGCCGCCCGTCCTGCGCGTTTCAGCTTCCGCCTGCGCCCGGTCTTCAACGCCTCTGTGCAGTTCCTGCACTGCCAACTGAgtcgctgccgccgccgccgcctccgccaTGCCCGCTGGACGCCTGCGCCTTTGACGCTGCCTCCACTGTCGCCG TGTCTGCCTCAGGATGAGGCGTGCGCAGGCGCCGGCAGTGGCAGCGATGAGAGCCTGGGTGCTGACAGCCCCCACCTGCACACATTGACGCAGCCCATCGTGGTGACCGTGCCACGGCTGCCCCCCA GGCTACCCAAGGGCTTCCCCGGCAGAGCTGTGCGACCCGAGTCTCCCGCGCCGGCGCCGGAGGCCCTGGAGCCCGCGCCGGTGGTAGCGCTAGTGTTGGCCGCTTTCGCGCTGGGCGCCGCTGTGGCCGCCGGCCTCAGCCTCGTGTGCGCGCACTCAG CGCCCCAACTCCCCGGTCAGCCCCCGAGAGCCTCGCCCAGCGGCCGCCCGCCCAGGAGGCCCCAGTGA
- the MAP2K7 gene encoding dual specificity mitogen-activated protein kinase kinase 7 isoform X2, translating into MAASSLEQKLSRLEAKLKQENREARRRIDLNLDISPQRPRPTLQLPLANDGGSRSPSSESSPQHPTPPARPRHMLGLPSTLFTPRSMESIEIDQKLQEIMKQTGYLTIGGQRYQAEINDLENLGEMGSGTCGQVWKMRFRKTGHVIAVKQMRRSGNKEENKRILMDLDVVLKSHDCPYIVQCFGTFITNTDVFIAMELMGTCAEKLKKRMQGPIPERILGKMTVAIVKALYYLKEKHGVIHRDVKPSNILLDERGQIKLCDFGISGRLVDSKAKTRSAGCAAYMAPERIDPPDPTKPDYDIRADVWSLGISLVELATGQFPYKNCKTDFEVLTKVLQEEPPLLPGHMGFSGDFQSFVKDCLTKDHRKRPKYNKLLEHSFIKRYETLEVDVASWFKDVMAKTESPRTSGVLSQHHLPFFR; encoded by the exons ATGGCGGCGTCCTCCCTGGAGCAGAAGCTGTCCCGCCTGGAAGCAAAGCTAAAGCAGGAGAACCGCGAGGCCCGGCGGAGGATCGACCTCAACCTGGATATCAGCCCCCAGCGGCCCAGGCCCA ccctgcagctccCACTGGCCAACGATGGGGGCAGCCGCTCACCGTCCTCCGAGAGCTCCCCACAGCACCCCACgccccccgcccggccccgccaCATGCTGGGGCTGCCTTCAACCTTGTTCACACCCCGCAGCATGGAGAG CATCGAGATTGaccagaagctgcaggagatcATGAAACAGACGGGCTACCTGACCATCGGGGGCCAG CGCTACCAGGCGGAGATCAATGACCTGGAGAACCTGGGGGAGATGGGCAGCGGCACTTGCGGCCAGGTGTGGAAGATGCGCTTCCGGAAGACGGGGCACGTCATCGCTGTCAAG CAAATGCGGCGCTCGGGGAATAAGGAGGAGAACAAGAGGATCCTCATGGATTTGGATGTGGTGCTCAAGAGCCACGACTGCCCCTACATTGTGCAGTGCTTCGGGACTTTCATCACCAAT ACGGACGTCTTCATCGCCATGGAGCTCATGGGCACGTGCGCGGAGAAGCTCAAGAAGCGGATGCAGGGCCCCATCCCCGAGCGGATCCTGGGCAAGATGACGGTGGCA ATTGTGAAGGCGCTCTACTACCTGAAGGAGAAGCATGGCGTGATCCACCGTGACGTCAAGCCCTCCAACATCCTGCTGGACGAGCGGGGCCAGATCAAGCTCTGTGACTTCGGCATCAGCGGCCGCCTGGTCGACTCCAAAGCCAAAACGCGGAGTGCGGGCTGTGCCGCCTACATGGCA CCTGAGCGCATCGACCCCCCGGATCCCACCAAGCCCGACTACGACATCCGGGCCGATGTGTGGAGCCTGGGCATCTCCTTG GTGGAGCTGGCGACAGGACAGTTCCCCTACAAGAACTGCAAGACAGACTTTGAGGTCCTCACCAAAGTCCTCCAAGAGGAGCCCCCGCTCCTGCCCGGACACATGGGCTTCTCGGGGGACTTCCAGTCCTTCGTCAAAGACTG cctTACTAAAGATCACAGGAAGAGACCAAAGTATAATAAGCTACTT GAACACAGCTTCATCAAGCGCTACGAGACGCTGGAGGTGGATGTGGCGTCCTGGTTCAAGGATGTCATGGCGAAGACCGAGTCACCGAGGACAAGCGGGGTCCTGAGCCAGCACCACCTGCCCTTCTTCAGGTAG
- the MAP2K7 gene encoding dual specificity mitogen-activated protein kinase kinase 7 isoform X1, with the protein MAASSLEQKLSRLEAKLKQENREARRRIDLNLDISPQRPRPIIVITLSPAPAPSQRAALQLPLANDGGSRSPSSESSPQHPTPPARPRHMLGLPSTLFTPRSMESIEIDQKLQEIMKQTGYLTIGGQRYQAEINDLENLGEMGSGTCGQVWKMRFRKTGHVIAVKQMRRSGNKEENKRILMDLDVVLKSHDCPYIVQCFGTFITNTDVFIAMELMGTCAEKLKKRMQGPIPERILGKMTVAIVKALYYLKEKHGVIHRDVKPSNILLDERGQIKLCDFGISGRLVDSKAKTRSAGCAAYMAPERIDPPDPTKPDYDIRADVWSLGISLVELATGQFPYKNCKTDFEVLTKVLQEEPPLLPGHMGFSGDFQSFVKDCLTKDHRKRPKYNKLLEHSFIKRYETLEVDVASWFKDVMAKTESPRTSGVLSQHHLPFFR; encoded by the exons ATGGCGGCGTCCTCCCTGGAGCAGAAGCTGTCCCGCCTGGAAGCAAAGCTAAAGCAGGAGAACCGCGAGGCCCGGCGGAGGATCGACCTCAACCTGGATATCAGCCCCCAGCGGCCCAGGCCCA TTATTGTGATCACTCTAAGCCCTGCTCCTGCCCCGTCCCAACGAGCAG ccctgcagctccCACTGGCCAACGATGGGGGCAGCCGCTCACCGTCCTCCGAGAGCTCCCCACAGCACCCCACgccccccgcccggccccgccaCATGCTGGGGCTGCCTTCAACCTTGTTCACACCCCGCAGCATGGAGAG CATCGAGATTGaccagaagctgcaggagatcATGAAACAGACGGGCTACCTGACCATCGGGGGCCAG CGCTACCAGGCGGAGATCAATGACCTGGAGAACCTGGGGGAGATGGGCAGCGGCACTTGCGGCCAGGTGTGGAAGATGCGCTTCCGGAAGACGGGGCACGTCATCGCTGTCAAG CAAATGCGGCGCTCGGGGAATAAGGAGGAGAACAAGAGGATCCTCATGGATTTGGATGTGGTGCTCAAGAGCCACGACTGCCCCTACATTGTGCAGTGCTTCGGGACTTTCATCACCAAT ACGGACGTCTTCATCGCCATGGAGCTCATGGGCACGTGCGCGGAGAAGCTCAAGAAGCGGATGCAGGGCCCCATCCCCGAGCGGATCCTGGGCAAGATGACGGTGGCA ATTGTGAAGGCGCTCTACTACCTGAAGGAGAAGCATGGCGTGATCCACCGTGACGTCAAGCCCTCCAACATCCTGCTGGACGAGCGGGGCCAGATCAAGCTCTGTGACTTCGGCATCAGCGGCCGCCTGGTCGACTCCAAAGCCAAAACGCGGAGTGCGGGCTGTGCCGCCTACATGGCA CCTGAGCGCATCGACCCCCCGGATCCCACCAAGCCCGACTACGACATCCGGGCCGATGTGTGGAGCCTGGGCATCTCCTTG GTGGAGCTGGCGACAGGACAGTTCCCCTACAAGAACTGCAAGACAGACTTTGAGGTCCTCACCAAAGTCCTCCAAGAGGAGCCCCCGCTCCTGCCCGGACACATGGGCTTCTCGGGGGACTTCCAGTCCTTCGTCAAAGACTG cctTACTAAAGATCACAGGAAGAGACCAAAGTATAATAAGCTACTT GAACACAGCTTCATCAAGCGCTACGAGACGCTGGAGGTGGATGTGGCGTCCTGGTTCAAGGATGTCATGGCGAAGACCGAGTCACCGAGGACAAGCGGGGTCCTGAGCCAGCACCACCTGCCCTTCTTCAGGTAG